A window of Chryseobacterium aquaeductus genomic DNA:
AAACAGGAAGGAAGTTTCGTAAAGGTTGGTGATATGGTAAAACGTAATCAGCCGATTGGTCTGAGCGGAGAAACAGGATATGTTTCGGGAGCACACCTCCACTTTAATGTACTTGTTCCTGAAAAAAATAAAACTTTAATTTCAACTCCTTTCAGTTTTGAGAATAATGTGGATGCTAAAAATTTAAAGCAAAATATGAAAGTGAAAAAGTAATTTTATTTACAAGATTTATGAAGGAAAAAATTATTAAAATATTAACTTTTTTTTATCTGATGAAAGTGATTTGTTTTTTTACTTTTGATTTTTAAAATATTAAAAAACATAAATAATGAAAAAACTAGTAAAAATTACTGCTGCACTAACCTTCCTTTTTGTTTCTCAAAGTGCTTTTTCACAAGAAAAGGAAAATGAAGTAAAAATTCACGATGATATTAAACTAACTGCAACTTCGATATACAGAAATGTAGAAAAGAAAACTGTTGAATACACGGGTAATATTTCTTATCAGACAAAATCTATATCCTTTAAAAATGCTAAACGAATTATCGTTGATGAAAATACCTCGACAATGAAAATCTATCATTGCCAAGATTTTAAGATAATCAACGCAAAAACTGTTACCAGAAAAACTAAAAAGGATAGCGAATTTATTACTTACAACTATAAAGAAAATACAATAGTCTTATAAAACGTTCATACTGTCTTTATGTATCAAAAAACATATTTCTTTCAACATTACCTTTCTTTCTAAATATTCTTTTAAAATATATTCGTTTTCATATCTCTTTGGTGTAAAAATAGATAGGGTAAAGGCATTACCACTCTAATAGATAAAACCATCACAATATGAATTCACAAAACAATTTAGAAAAAAGAAGCCTCAGAGGAAAAACCGTAGTTGTAACCGGAGGAAGCAGCGGTGTCGGAAAAGCGACCGTTGAAGCATTTGCATTGGAAGGTTGCAACATCGTGATCGCAGCACGCGGACAGGAAGCTTTAGATGAAACCTTAAAACTTTGTCATGAACTTGAAATAAAAGCCATTGCCGTTCCCACAGACGTTTCCGTAGCTGAAGAAGTTGAAAATCTGGTACACAAAGCCATCGCCGAATTTGGCAGAATAGATATCTGGGTAAATAATGCCGGAGTAATGGCAAGCGGAAAATTTGAGGAAATACCGATGAAACTTCATGAGCAGGTTATTAAAACCAATCTCTTCGGATATATGCACGGTGCATACAGCGTACTTCCTATTTTCAAGCAGCAGAATGAAGGTATATTGATCAATAATGTTTCGATTGGCGGATTCATGCCTGCTCCGTACAGTGCAGTATACTCCTCTACAAAATTCGGAATCCGTGGAATGATGGAATGTTTGCAGGGTGAGATTTCAGATTTTGCCAATATCCACATTGCCAATTTATATCCTCAAATTCAGCGATCTACCGGAAATATGCATTCGGCAAAATATTCAGGTTTAGATTTTAAAGTTCCGCCATTCGCAGCAGATCCAAGAGATACCGCAGCGAAAATCTTACAATTGGCAAAACAGCCACAAAAAGATCTTTTCCCGGATTTTATGTCTTTCGCAATGAAGAATATCTACGGAGTTTTCCCGAAAGCCATCATCAACACAGCTTCTGCAGGAATGAGACTCATGATGAGACTCAAAAATGCACCTTCGGATGCCGGAAATATATTGCAACCATCTTCAGAACCTCATCGCATTTACGGAGAAACCATTCTCCCTGTTCCAAGTAAAAAGACCAAACTGGCAATGGTTGCCGGAGTTACCCTAGGATTGGCATATATGTTTTTTACCTCAAGAAAATCTGGAACTAAAGAAATATAAAAAGTTTATTGATAAAGCTAAAGCGGTCTTTTGTGACCGCTTTTTTTGTGCTGAATTGTTTGATTGCTAAGCAATTGTTTTAACTTCAAAAGGGAAATTACAAAATGTTATAATTAGGAAATGTAAATAATTATTTGGTTCTTAAATCAGCAAATAAACCACAACAAATACCATAAACATCCTTAAATTTCCAATCTCAACAGATTTTTAATTTTTTAGTATTAAATTTGTGACCTTAGGCATTCACAAACAAATATGGATTCACAACAACAATTTTTAAAAATATCTGAAGAAGCTAAAGATTTATTTCTTCCGCACCTTTCCACGGATACCGTAATTTTTGGTTTCGATCAGAATGAGTTGAAAGTTCTTCTTCTTCAAATGACCTATCGCAAACAGTGGTTGCTCCCTGGCGGTTACGTGAAAAAAGATGAAGATATTGACGATGCTGCGAAAAGAGTTTTGAAAGAAAGAGCCGGAGTTTCTGATGTGTATCTTGAGGAATTTGGAGTTTTTGGTAAGAATAAAAGAAGTGAATTTTATTTTGAAGATTTTGAAGATTCTTTGTGGCATAAACAGAGATTTGTTTCTATAGGATATTACGCGCTGTACAATCCGGATAATGCCAACCTTATTGTAGACGAATTCAGTGATAAATGTGAATGGATTTATCTGAGTAAGCTTTCAGAAATAGAATTTGCGATGGATCATCGTGAAATCATAGAAAAAGCACTTCTCACCCTGAGAGAAAAAATCTCTTACAAACCAATTGGTTACAATCTTTTACCTGAGAAGTTTACACTTTCCGAATTACAAAAATTGTACGAAACCATTTTGGATAAGCAGCTTAACCGGGGAAATTTTTACCGAAAAATTAAAAATCTGGGAATACTAAGAAAATTAGATGAGCAGCGTCGTGGTGGTGCTCACAAATCTCCTGATCTATACACTTTTGATGATGAGAATTATAAGAAAGCTCTGGAAAATGGTCTTACCAACTGGTAAATTACAAATCTAGTTGCTTCTGAAATTCTTCAAGATATTGAGCAATGTGAATACCATCTGCCAAACCATGATGCGCTTCTATTGAGACAGGAAGATATTTTCGTCTCTCAGTGGGCAACCACAATCTTTAATTTTTTGCTGTCTCATGGTTGGTTAGGTTTTACTAAATACTATAAATATGCCCTAATATAATGATTTTTTTTCTAAAATAGATCTAACAAAAGTGAACTATTATTAGTCACTTTTTGTAACAATTAGATAGGTGTAGTTAGAAGTCAATTTTCATTTAAAAAAAATTTAACGCTTAAAAACAGATTGGTGATGATATCAAAAAACGGAGTTCCGACAAAAAAAATGGAAAATTGTAATGCAAGAAAAGCTGTTTCTGAAGTAGGTTTAATTTTGTCTGAAGGTACACACTAATTAATAATCTTCCCAATCTGATTTGTCAGTTTTTTTTGAAGTTATAATCTAAGTACGGATGATGATGTTTAAAACATAAAGCAAACAACACTTCAGCGGAAGTTATATTTCCAATATCTGCAACAACTAAATAAAATGAGTAGCATTTGTGGAATTTGGTTAGATTTTTGAATATCACAAATACACTAATCATCACTCTTTTGAAACTCATTACATTTACAAACAAAGGTATTTACTGTCCGCAGGGCAAATTTTATATTGATCCCTGGAGACCGGTAGATCTAGCCGTTATTACGCATGGGCACGCCGATCATGCACGATGGGGAATGAAAAGATATCTTTGTCATCATTTCACCAAACCGATTTTACACCAGAGAATTTCTCCCGATATCGAATGTCAGACTTTGCAATATGGTGAGGTTTTAGACATCAACGGAGTGAAACTATCCATGCATCCTGCCGGTCATATCATTGGTTCTGCACAAATAAGACTAGAATACAAGGGCTATGTAAGTGTAATTTCCGGTGATTATAAAGTCCAGGATGACGGTTTGAGTACACCTTTCGAATTGGTAAGATGTAATGAATTTGTTACAGAAAGCACTTTTGGACTTCCTATTTACAATTGGCTGGAAGTTCCCGACTTAAATAAAAGACTTCAAAATTGGGTATTACGAAATCAGGAAAATCAAAAAACATCTGTTTTTATCGGCTATTCTTTGGGTAAAGCACAGAGAATTATGAAAGCCGTTGAAGGAATGGGGAAAATTCACGTCCACTACTCGATCGGTAAATTGAATAAAGCTTTTGAAGAAGTCGGAATTGTACTTCCTGATTATGAAGTTCCCGATTTCCGGGAAAGTATCAAACATGTAGCTGGAGACATAGTTATTGTTCCACCTGCTTTGGTTGACAGTAATGTTATCAAGAAAATTCCGGATGCAGCAACTGCAATCTGTTCCGGTTGGATGCAAGTGCGAGGTGCGAGAAGATGGCGGAGTATGGATGCAGGTTTCCCGATGAGCGATCATGCGGACTGGTCGGGTTTGTTGCAAGCCGTAAAAGCCACAGAAGCAGAGATCGTACACGTCACTCACGGGCAAACTGAAGTGTTTTCTAAATATTTAAACGAACTCGGAATAAAATCCGATGTCGTGGAAACACTTTATGGAAATGATGATGAAGAAGTTACTGAAAAAGAAGAAACAAAAGACACCGAAGTATGAAAAATTTCGCTGAATTGATCAATGCTTTGGAAAGTACCAATAAAACCAATGCGAAAATTGATGCCATTATCGATTATCTTGAGCGTGCTCCGGATGATGATAAAGTATGGTTTGTTGCAATGTTTACCGGGAAAAGACCTAAGAGAAACGTGAATTCCAATTATATGAAAGAATGGGCATTGGAAATTACTCAGATTCCTTTTTGGCTGTTTCAGGAAAGTTATTCTTCAGTCGGAGATTTGGGCGAAACCCTTTCACTTATCCTTCCGGCGCCATCGCAAAAGATTGAAAAAACACTTTCAGAATGGATGAGCGAAATTTTAAATCTGAAAGAAAAATCTGAAGCCGAAAAAAAAGAATTCGTCCTCCAGTCATGGGACGGTTTAGATTATACCGAACGGTTGATTTTCAATAAATTATTGGGTGGAAGTTTCAGAATCGGAGTTTCTTCAAAAACTTTGATCAATGCTCTGACAAAATATTCCGGACAGGAAGCAAGTGCTTTAATGCACAGTATGATGGGAAAATGGCTTCCCAACGAGATTTCTTTTCAGGAGTTGATTTCCGCCGAAAAGGTAAATACAGATAATTCCAGACCCTACCCGTTCTGTCTCGCTTATCCTTTAGAAAAAGATTTGCAGGATTTGGGCGAGCCCGAAGAGTGGCAAATTGAGTATAAATGGGACGGAATTCGTGGACAAGTCATCCGAAGAAATGATGAGGTTTTTATCTGGTCTCGTGGTGAAGAATTGGTAACCGAGCAATTTCCGGAAATTGCCGATGCCGTGAAGGCTATGAAAGGCAACTTTGTTTTAGACGGAGAAATTCTGGCAGTAAATGAAGGGAACGTTTTAAATTTTAATGAATTACAAAAACGTTTAAACCGAAAAACTTTAACCAAAAAAATGCTGTCAGAAATTCCGATCGAAGTTTTTGTCTATGATCTTTTAGAATTGGAAGGAAATGATCTTCGAGAAAAACCCATATCAGCCCGAAGAGCAATGCTTGAAGAATTATTGCTAAATGAAACTCAGGAAAGAATAAAATTATCTCAAATTATAGAATTTAAAGATTGGAATCAATTAGATCTTATCAGAGAAAATTCCCGTGAGATCAACAGCGAAGGTTTGATGCTGAAACAAAAAAATTCGCACTATCATTCCGGAAGAAAAAAAGGAGATTGGTGGAAATGGAAAATTAGTCCGTTAACGATTGATGCAGTTCTCATCTACGCTCAAAAAGGTAGCGGAAGACGTAGTGCTTATTATACAGACTACAGTTTTGCTGTCAAAAGTGGTGATAAATTGGTGACGATTGCCAAAGCATATTCAGGATTGACGGACAAAGAAATAATGGAAGTCAGTAAATTTGTAAATAAAAATGCAATCGAAAAATTTGGTCCGGTACGTACCGTAAAACCTGAATTGGTTTTTGAGATTGCTTTTGAAGGAATTGGCTTCAGCAACCGTCACAAAAGCGGTGTTGCGCTACGTTTCCCAAGAATTTTAAGATGGCGTAAAGACAAAACCGTGAATGATATTGATGATATTGAAGAGATTAAAAAATTGATACTGTAGCTGAAAAAATTAACCACAAAAGTCACAAAAGTTTTTTTAAGTTTTAAATTGTAAAAATCAAAAAGCTCAAGAAAGTTGATGCATATAGCTTATTTGAACTTTAGAAAATGATTAATAAACTTTTCTTTTGTGACTTTTGTGGTAAGAAATTATGTGGTAAAAAATGAGCAACTACGAAAATACCGAAGGCTTTAAAATCATTCAAAACTGGATGATGGAAAAAGGCAATTCTCCATTCAAGTTTCAAATGGATACTTGGCAAAAATTCGGGAATGGTTACAGCGGAATGGTTGTAGCGCCAACAGGTTTCGGGAAAACTTTTTCGGTGTTTTTAGCTCTGATCTCAGATTTTCTTACCCATCCCGAAAAGTATAAAAAAGGTCTGAAAATGCTCTGGATAACGCCTTTGCGTTCTCTTTCTAAAGATATTGCAAAAGCAATGCAGGAAGCCATTGATGAGATTGGTCTGGATTGGGTTGTAGGAGTACGAAATGGAGATACAGATCCGAAAGTACGGCAGCAGCAGGTGAAAAATATGCCCGATATTTTGGTGGTTACTCCGGAAAGTTTGCAGCTTCTTCTCGCTCAGAAAAATCATCAAAGATTCTTTACCGGCCTTCAATGTATTGCAATCGACGAATGGCATGAATTATTAGGCTCAAAACGTGGCGTGATTGTAGAGTTGGCAATTTCTCAGTTGTATCACTACGTTCCAAAAATTAAAATTTGGGGCATTACGGCAACCATTGGAAATCTTGAAGAAGCGCAGGATGTTTTGATTCCGTATGACATTAAAAAAACAAAAATTACCGCTAAAGAATCTAAGAAAATTGAAATTATCTCGGTTTTTCCTGATGAGGTTGAGCTTCTACCTTGGGCAGGGCATCTCGGACAAAAATTAGCAGATAAAGTTGTTCCGATCATTCTAGAATCTAAATCGACTATTGTTTTTACCAATACCCGAAGCCAAAGCGAAATGTGGTATCAGCTTTTGCTGAATGCTTATCCTGATTTTGCCGGACAAATTGCCATTCACCACAGTTCAATTGATACACATCTCAGAATTTGGATCGAGGAAAATTTAAGTTCAGGAAAATTAAAAGCTGTTGTTTCCACATCATCTTTGGATTTGGGAATTGATTTTAAACCTGTAGACACCGTTATACAAATCGGTTCTGCAAAAGGTGTTGCAAGGTTTCTCCAACGTGCCGGACGAAGCGGCCACTCCCCTTTTGAAACTTCGAAGATCTTTTGCCTTCCTACCCATTCTTTAGAATTAATAGAAGTTGCTGCTTTAAAAGAAGCGGTGAAACAGAAAGTTATCGAACCGCGTGAACCTTTGGTTTTATGTTTTGATGTTCTGGTTCAGTTTATAATGACTTTGGCTGTTGGTGACGGATTCTTTCCTGATGAAGTGTATGAAAGAATCAAAAAAGTGTATACTTTTCAGGAAATCACAAATGGTGAATGGAAAAGCATTATCGAATTTCTCACCATTGGAGGAAGTGCTTTGAAAAGCTATGAAGAATACCATAAAGTCGTCATCATGGAAGACGGACTTCACAAAGTTACATCAAGAAAAATAGCGATGCTTCATCGGATGAATATGGGAGCGATCGTAAGTGATGCGATGCTGAAAGTAAAATTCATCTCAGGCGGCTACATCGGAATGGTGGAAGAATATTTTATTTCCAGGCTGAAAAAAGAAGAAAAATTTATTTTGGCGGGTCGTGTTTTGGAAGTAGCCATGATTAAAGAAATGACAGTTTTCGTTCGTGCTTCCAAAGGAAAAGCCATGGCACCAAGTTATTTGGGGGGAAGATTACCATTAAGTTCTAATCTCGGACATTTTTTAAGAGAAAAATTATCCGGAGCATTGAATCCTAAAGCTTCTGAGAAGGAACTGAAATTTTTGCATCCGCTTTTAGTCAATCAGGAAAAGCGTTCGCATATTCCGAAAGAGGATGAATTTTTGGTTGAAATGATCAAAAACCGCGAAGGATATCATCTTTTTATGTATCCTTTTGAAGGAAGATTGGTACACGAAGTGATGGCGGCATTGATTGCTTACCGAATTTCGAAACTGGCACCAATTTCTTTCTCGATGGCGATGAACGATTATGGTTTTGAATTATTTAGCGATAAAGAAATACCTTTGAATGAAGATAATCTGGAGAAAATATTGACACGAGATAATCTAATGGTTGATGTAATTTCGAGCATTAATTCTGCAGAGATGGCGAGACGTAAATTTCGGGACATAGCCGTTATTTCCGGAATGGTGGTGCAGAATTTTCCAGGAAAACAACGTTCTAATAAAGCTTTGCAAAGTTCGGCAGGATTGATTTTTAAAGTTTTGGAAGATTACGATCCCAATCATTTTTTGGTGAGACAGGCGTATACGGAAGTTTTTAATATGCAACTTCAGGAACAAAGATTGGTTCAGGCTTTCAAACGAATTGAAAATTCTAAACTGATCCTGAAATTTTCTAATAAATTTACACCTTTGAGTTTCCCGATAAAAGTTGATAGTTTGAGACAGACTCTGACGAGCGAAAATCTGGATGCAAGAATTCAAAAGCTGATCAAACAGTCCGGAAGGAATATTAAAGATGAATAATTTAAATAAATAAATAATATTTGTCGTGGTAAGAATCTGAATGTTCCAAATAAAATATGGATGGACTTCTAAAGATGACAAAATGAGAATAGAAATTTAAATGAACGTAGCAACAAAGAATATAACAGTACAGGAAGAAATTTTCACTTTGACCAATCAACGTGCATTGTTTTGGAAGAAAGAAAAAGCTTTGATTTTTTCTGATCTCCATATCGGTAAAACTGCCCATTTCAGAAAAAACGGAATTGCTTTGGCAAATCATATCATGAAAAATGATTTGGAAAGATTATCTGTGTTGATAGAATACTTTCAGCCTGAAAAATTCATCATTGTTGGCGATCTTCTGCATGCCGGAAACAACTCTGATGTTGATGATTTCTGCGATTGGAAAAATAATTACCAGCATATAAAATTTTATCTTGTTGAGGGAAATCATGACCGGATTTCAAAAACTTTAGAGAAAAAATTATGTCTCGATTTCAGATCAGATATTTTAGAAATTGACGACATTGCTTTTGTACACGATTTTGATCGTTCAAATCATAAATTTCAGATTACAGGACACATCCATCCCGGATTTGTAATTAACTCTCCGGTAAAAAAAATAAAACTGCCGTGTTTTGTACAAACTTCCAAGCAACTGTTATTGCCAGCCTTCAGCGAGTTTACAGGTTTAGATACAAAAAACATCCCTAAAAAAGGAATGTATTTTGTTTTTACAGATTCGGATATTTATGAGATTTAGCAAAATATTACATTTCATCAAACCATTTGTAAATGTCTACTGATGAGGCAATGTTTAGTTTTTTTCTTATTCTGTTTTTTCTGTTTTGGATTGCTTTCGGAGTTACAAAAGTGTAGGTTGCTATCTCTTTTGTCGTTAAATTCAATTTCAGATAAATACAAAATATAAGTTCCGAATTTTGAAGTTTGGGCTGTATTGTTGCCAGTTTTTCAAAAAAATCTGGATAGGAAACTTTGAATTTACTCAAAAGACGAGGCGAATTGTCTTTAGCCAATCTAATAATTTCTTCTTCTGCCAAATTTTTATTCATATTCTCTCAGTTAATTTTATAATATTCATTTGAAATATTAATACTTTTTGATATCGATTTTTGTTCATTTTACTCAACATTAATCTATCTTAAAGTGATAAATCATCCATCAAATATATTAGATTTTACCGCCTTGTTTTTATGATTGAAATCACGAAGCCAAAAATATAAGTACCTATTAAATTGAATTTCTGTGGTATCGGTGTGGTAGCACATAAATTCACTGTTAACAAAAATTATTTTTTCTTTACATTTCATTAGAACAACCTGTTTAAAATAAAAAATCAGGGTTACAGAATTTAGAATTTATATTAATTTATGATTAACGAAGATCTTTTATTTTCTTATAGTGCAGAATACAAAAACTTTAAAACCAATGACGTCATTTTTGAAGCTGGAGATAAACCTCTGTTTTATTATCAGATAACATCGGGAAAAGTGAAAATTAATAATTTTAACGACAACGGAAAAGAATTTATTCAGGGTATTGTGGGTACAGACGAAAATCTTATTTTGACAGCTCTTTTTACAGGAAGACCATATCCGTTGAGTGCACAGGCAATTGAAGATTGTCAGCTGATAAGATTGCCAAAACAGAATTTTCTCAATCTCTTGAAGCAAAATCCTGAGCATTATGTGACAATGGTCAATTATATTTCAGAAAATATGTATTATAAATACATTATGTTGCAAAGTTTGTCTTTTCAAAATCCTGAAAATAAGCTCAAAACTCTGATGAATTATTTAAAAGATCAACATCAGGATCAGTCGCCATATTCTTTTCAGATACCCTACACAAGACAACAACTGGCATCTATCACTGGTTTGAGTGTAGAAACCGTCATCAGAGTAATAAAAATAATGGAGAAAAATGAAATTTTAAAAATCCAGAACAGAAAAATATTTTTTTAAAGATTTCTGTTCTGGATTTTAACTTTTTTATTATCCGTTCACGACCATTCCGCCATTCGGATGCAAAACCTGACCCGTCATTTGGGCAGATTGTTTTGTGGCTAGAAAAAGGAAACTTGAGGCAACTTCCTCCGGGGTTGCATTTCTTTCAAAAGGTGGTTTAGATTCATCTTCTTTCTCTTCGCCAAAAGTTTCTTCAGTGAGCGGCGTTGCTACCGGTCCTGGCGCCACAGCATTTACACGAATTCCCTTTTCTTTTGCTTGTAATGCCAAGGATCTTGTGAAAGAAACTATGGCACCTTTTGTTGCAGAATAATCCAATAGATCTTCATGACCCTGATATGCCGTCGCAGAAGTAGTATTGATGATAGAGCTACCTTCTTTTAGATGAGAAAAAGCTGCTTTAGTCAATAAGATCATTCCGATAATATTAGAATTAAAGGTTGTTCTGATGTCTTCCTCTTTCAGATTTTCTATGTTGTCAGAAGGAAATTGTGTTCCTGCATTATTCACCAGAATATCAAGTTTTCCAAACTCAGAAACTGTTTTTGAAACTGCTTCCTTGCAAAACTGCGAATCATTGATGTCGCCTTTTGTCATAATTGATTTTCGCCCTAAAGAAATAATTTCTTTCATCACTTTTTCGGCACCTTCCTGATCGGTGTGGTATAAGATCGAAACATTGGCTCCTTCTTTCGCAAAAAGTAATGCCACAGCTTTTCCTATTCCGCTGTCGGCTCCTGTGATGATTACTGATTTGTTTTCTAACTGCATTGTCTATTTTTTAAAGTTTAAAATCTAATTCTGAGGAGCGTTTTTTAATAACAAATTTTCCTGTTGTGTATTTTTAGGATGTTATCTTTCTCCATTTTTTTTATCGTTCTTATAACGGTTTCTACGCGAAGACCTGTAAGATTCGCAATCTGCTGTCTTGTCAGCTGAACCTGAAATGACATAGGAATATCGTCACTGTGAAAACTTTTCAGATATTCCAGTAAGCCTGTTAAACGTATGGTCGGATCGTTGGAAGCCATATTCTGCATCATTAAAAACTGATAATGCATCCTTTGAGACATACACGCATTGATTTGCATGGAAATTTCGGGATGTTTCTCGATGAGACTGAGAAAATTTGATTTGGATAGCCTGATGATTCTGCATCCTGTAATTGCCTCAGCATTGATTGGGTATTTTTTGTCGTTAAACAACATAGAATCACCAAAACTTTGCCCTTCGCCTAAAATGTTATGAATAAATTCTCTTCCCTGATCATCCTGATGATTTTCCTTCACTTTACCTTCTACAATTTGAAAATAATTCGTAGGAATTTCACCTTGCTGGAAAATTTTTTCACCTTCCGAATATGTTTTTATTTCACCGCCGAAGGATCTTAAAAGATTTTCATCTAATTTTGTGCAGCTAATAGTTTTCATACATATTGACATAGTTTTTATTATTTTTTTTATCGACATATTTTGTGCCAAATTACCTTGTAAAGGACGATTATAGACGTTTATATTTAAAATTTATTGTTTACTGAAATCAATTTTACTAAACAATATAAATTTCTGTATGATCAAATTTAACGAATTATAATTATGATTTGAATCATAATATTGTAAATTAGTTAAAATTTAAATTGAATTTTTTGATTATTCTGAAATATTTATAAATATTTATAGATATTTAAATTTTTTATAAATTTTGGTTAGATTTTTGAAGTTCATTTTCAGCAGGAATCTCATTCCTTTGCATAGAGAAATTTTACTTTCTCTTTTTTAATTAAATCAACACTATAAACATTAATATTATGTCAACAGAAAATCTTACGCACGCAGATGCGATCAAAAAAATTAAAGAATTATCAGAAAAAGCAAGAATTTGTATGTTTGCAACCGATCTGGAAACTCTTCCTATCACTTCAAGACCCATGGGACTTCAGGAAACTGACGAGTATGGAAATCTATGGTTCATCAGCAGTGATGCAAGCAATAAAAACTTTGAAATAAAGGATGATAACAGAGTACAGCTTTTCTTTATGAATAACAGTAATTCTGAATATCTTTCAATTTATGGTGAAGCTACGATCTATAAAGATAAATCTACCATCGAAGAAAAATGGTCTGCAATGGCGAATGCATGGTTTGATGGTAAAGATGATCCTAATGTTTCCATCATTAGAGTAGAGCCAAAAGAAAGTTACTATTGGGATACGAAAGCCGGTAAACTGGTAAGTATGCTAAGTTTTGTTGCTGCTGCAGTTACAGGAAATAAAACCGACAACTCAGACGGAGTGGAGGGTAACGCTAAAATTTAAACCATAAAAAACTATGCTGTCATGATATTTGAAGAACAACCGCATGCTGTTCACCAGGAGATGAGCAGCATGCCACACGAAAATTTTAAATTTATTACCAACATTATCAATTTTACGGGTGATAAATCTTTTATCCTCACCTCTTTGCAAAAAATACAAAGCAGCACTCTTTGTGAGATTAAGAAAAATACCATCGATAAATTCATTAAAGAATATGCTCTCAATTTTGATGGATTTGTAGAAAATGACATCTACTCTCATCAAAATGATAAAAACCAGGTCTGCCCGGTTTTTGCTAAAAAATCTTTCGAAAAAGTGATGAGAGAACAAGAATATCTCAACAGGCTGGTCAGTATTTTAAACACTGATTAACACTATTTATCGGTTATAAAGTTTTTTCTTGCTAATTCTTTTCTTACACGGCTCAAGCTTTCAGGTGTTATCCCAAGGTATGATGCAACCATCCACTGAGGAACTCTGAGCAATAAATCCGGATACATTTTGATAAATTTTAGATA
This region includes:
- a CDS encoding ligase-associated DNA damage response DEXH box helicase, which translates into the protein MSNYENTEGFKIIQNWMMEKGNSPFKFQMDTWQKFGNGYSGMVVAPTGFGKTFSVFLALISDFLTHPEKYKKGLKMLWITPLRSLSKDIAKAMQEAIDEIGLDWVVGVRNGDTDPKVRQQQVKNMPDILVVTPESLQLLLAQKNHQRFFTGLQCIAIDEWHELLGSKRGVIVELAISQLYHYVPKIKIWGITATIGNLEEAQDVLIPYDIKKTKITAKESKKIEIISVFPDEVELLPWAGHLGQKLADKVVPIILESKSTIVFTNTRSQSEMWYQLLLNAYPDFAGQIAIHHSSIDTHLRIWIEENLSSGKLKAVVSTSSLDLGIDFKPVDTVIQIGSAKGVARFLQRAGRSGHSPFETSKIFCLPTHSLELIEVAALKEAVKQKVIEPREPLVLCFDVLVQFIMTLAVGDGFFPDEVYERIKKVYTFQEITNGEWKSIIEFLTIGGSALKSYEEYHKVVIMEDGLHKVTSRKIAMLHRMNMGAIVSDAMLKVKFISGGYIGMVEEYFISRLKKEEKFILAGRVLEVAMIKEMTVFVRASKGKAMAPSYLGGRLPLSSNLGHFLREKLSGALNPKASEKELKFLHPLLVNQEKRSHIPKEDEFLVEMIKNREGYHLFMYPFEGRLVHEVMAALIAYRISKLAPISFSMAMNDYGFELFSDKEIPLNEDNLEKILTRDNLMVDVISSINSAEMARRKFRDIAVISGMVVQNFPGKQRSNKALQSSAGLIFKVLEDYDPNHFLVRQAYTEVFNMQLQEQRLVQAFKRIENSKLILKFSNKFTPLSFPIKVDSLRQTLTSENLDARIQKLIKQSGRNIKDE
- the pdeM gene encoding ligase-associated DNA damage response endonuclease PdeM → MNVATKNITVQEEIFTLTNQRALFWKKEKALIFSDLHIGKTAHFRKNGIALANHIMKNDLERLSVLIEYFQPEKFIIVGDLLHAGNNSDVDDFCDWKNNYQHIKFYLVEGNHDRISKTLEKKLCLDFRSDILEIDDIAFVHDFDRSNHKFQITGHIHPGFVINSPVKKIKLPCFVQTSKQLLLPAFSEFTGLDTKNIPKKGMYFVFTDSDIYEI
- a CDS encoding helix-turn-helix transcriptional regulator; this translates as MNKNLAEEEIIRLAKDNSPRLLSKFKVSYPDFFEKLATIQPKLQNSELIFCIYLKLNLTTKEIATYTFVTPKAIQNRKNRIRKKLNIASSVDIYKWFDEM
- a CDS encoding Crp/Fnr family transcriptional regulator; the encoded protein is MINEDLLFSYSAEYKNFKTNDVIFEAGDKPLFYYQITSGKVKINNFNDNGKEFIQGIVGTDENLILTALFTGRPYPLSAQAIEDCQLIRLPKQNFLNLLKQNPEHYVTMVNYISENMYYKYIMLQSLSFQNPENKLKTLMNYLKDQHQDQSPYSFQIPYTRQQLASITGLSVETVIRVIKIMEKNEILKIQNRKIFF
- a CDS encoding SDR family oxidoreductase; this encodes MQLENKSVIITGADSGIGKAVALLFAKEGANVSILYHTDQEGAEKVMKEIISLGRKSIMTKGDINDSQFCKEAVSKTVSEFGKLDILVNNAGTQFPSDNIENLKEEDIRTTFNSNIIGMILLTKAAFSHLKEGSSIINTTSATAYQGHEDLLDYSATKGAIVSFTRSLALQAKEKGIRVNAVAPGPVATPLTEETFGEEKEDESKPPFERNATPEEVASSFLFLATKQSAQMTGQVLHPNGGMVVNG
- a CDS encoding Crp/Fnr family transcriptional regulator — encoded protein: MKTISCTKLDENLLRSFGGEIKTYSEGEKIFQQGEIPTNYFQIVEGKVKENHQDDQGREFIHNILGEGQSFGDSMLFNDKKYPINAEAITGCRIIRLSKSNFLSLIEKHPEISMQINACMSQRMHYQFLMMQNMASNDPTIRLTGLLEYLKSFHSDDIPMSFQVQLTRQQIANLTGLRVETVIRTIKKMEKDNILKIHNRKICY
- a CDS encoding pyridoxamine 5'-phosphate oxidase family protein, with the translated sequence MSTENLTHADAIKKIKELSEKARICMFATDLETLPITSRPMGLQETDEYGNLWFISSDASNKNFEIKDDNRVQLFFMNNSNSEYLSIYGEATIYKDKSTIEEKWSAMANAWFDGKDDPNVSIIRVEPKESYYWDTKAGKLVSMLSFVAAAVTGNKTDNSDGVEGNAKI